A window of the Trichoderma asperellum chromosome 4, complete sequence genome harbors these coding sequences:
- a CDS encoding uncharacterized protein (EggNog:ENOG41~SECRETED:SignalP(1-19)) has translation MQLTTAIFTTLCLALSAKADSAICFPVPGQPSTVPQSTLDLDSQTKLNWAATLCSQLTFPSDGLQTAVTSLADGIKGDDGKLYGLEVAVHDIQTEDNCNVNANALLGTLGCPGGGLLTLSGPLEQWSYITALN, from the exons ATGCAGTTAACAAccgccatcttcaccaccCTCTGCCTCGCGCTCTCCGCAAAGGCCGATTCAGCAATCTGCTTCCCAGTCCCTGGACAGCCCAGCACCGTTCCCCAGTCTACCTTAGACCTCGACTCCCAAACCAAGCTCAACTGGGCGGCCACTCTTTGCTCCCAGCTTACTTTCCCATCCGACGGATTACAAACCGCCGTGACATCGCTCGCCGACGGCATCAAGGGAGATGACGGCAAGCTCTACGGTCTAGAGGTg GCTGTCCACGACATCCAAACCGAGGATAACTGCAAC GTTAACGCCAATGCCCTGCTCGGAACTCTCGGCTGCCCAGGCGGCGGTCTCTTGACTCTGAGCGGCCCTCTTGAACAGTGGTCATACATCACCGCGCTCAACTAA
- a CDS encoding uncharacterized protein (EggNog:ENOG41) has product MENQVCQALRRVAQIGTLYDAKSDKFLQASILSSDRLTNYVSTQPTSVTEITLSKCASYMDVFKDLHIDENTAVNTLAGYLDLHGAAVFLRDFTPSSGEFRAAIVHNVSTVQQTLNDMTEAFKSCSDLTPLGKNDCTHVVTGISWGLRNIISASCPMSSKAGQSEEGNVTFQRDLDTLTYAIESAFLTLETAPEMEVCSELMLYTDVLEKEGLVMRDVSEVCSFIRIVQDHIRQANGGKGWPIEYTLLPITALSYIISAPLGFHCNFIPIRNDDLVAFIQLFDDFGACAASLQTYYTYLASHMMHTSKDHMNQVFASLKALEELRSWTINRLLHALQEARKGKGGPSMLFDLYRHATSGDFTVDHASAIVGQESSKLEFISNFTAQGAKYLGHNGVSLETVNKSHKDASYYVFHFNSASMDQKKEWNDNCALLLELLGHSDEHLPVYIMDHDATDYPFCPDAGPCISQYKGKDECIPDILNHRQFLSSKCFAQSYGTALDTNERERPVKRAIVRVPCPRSECGHNSVEWVCPVCFAAIEYGFSDRFFYCVCGRGAYSTFEFKCNDLKHGNTYEKYNAKELHELLTGLDQSDFINILILGETGVGKSTFINAFVNYLTYSTLDEAKDADELTSVIPCSFSLQHMDRENLSAGIQEYNVKVGARDDEADGSTGKSATQKSSVYSVTIGTKTYRLIDTPGIGDTRGHSYDKENMADILNTISSYDELHGILVLVKSNNARLTVTFRYCVKELLTHIHRSAANIMAFGFTNTRISNYAPGDTFKPLKSLLDEHLDIPITLSTSTTYCFDSESFRYLAAYRQKVPVSNEEEFRRSWDHSRKEAYRLLHYFASTSPHSVVSTLSLNGARKLILELTKPMANIAECIRKSIKLAENQKMELKDTRLTAANLRKRLRFEKIQFLAKKLDRPRTVCKNIYCCDFKDSGVGDGAVVTIYKTHCHRICSLRNVKEDVVADPGLIRCTAFGGANVCRHCHHRWQEHLHILFELSETKVQVTDTEIERQLKANADDVTLRQTTITRLDQNIEEYKQELDEVRRAAARFCLFLKKNSITYINDATLEYLDILIQDEKVAVEAARERGFLTNTKRLEALHEDRRIHLQLVETFQQNMSEPTCPDDMLLDEQGVDALVKKLYKLEHFGKNLEHVKYVITSSLKETSRERPYRVQASGRNRYSAMGYGKRTYDQKRGAPQERHSSSFSTNKGRKMRDDGGHGWSMELMSRSVNPELSFAEVARHGSSYVQTPKMILSRVKSWWR; this is encoded by the coding sequence ATGGAAAATCAAGTTTGCCAAGCCCTCAGACGTGTTGCACAAATAGGCACCCTCTATGATGCGAAATCAGACAAATTTCTACAAGCCTCAATTTTATCTTCCGACCGACTGACCAACTACGTATCGACACAGCCAACTTCTGTCACAGAAATCACTCTCTCCAAATGCGCGTCATACATGGATGTGTTTAAAGATCTTCATATAGATGAAAACACTGCGGTCAATACTCTTGCCGGATACTTGGACCTCCACGGCGCCGCCGTTTTTCTTCGTGATTTCACGCCCAGCAGTGGAGAGTTTCGTGCCGCTATTGTTCATAATGTCTCGACAGTGCAACAGACACTGAACGATATGACTGAAGCATTCAAATCATGTAGCGATTTGACACCTTTGGGGAAAAACGATTGCACTCACGTGGTGACTGGAATCAGTTGGGGTCTGCGGAATATTATCTCAGCAAGTTGTCCCATGTCAAGCAAAGCTGGTCAATCCGAAGAGGGAAATGTTACCTTCCAAAGAGATCTGGATACTTTGACATACGCTATCGAATCTGCCTTTCTCACACTTGAAACAGCACCTGAAATGGAAGTTTGCAGCGAGCTCATGCTCTATACCGATGTCCTTGAAAAAGAAGGTCTCGTGATGAGAGACGTATCGGAAGTATGCAGCTTCATTCGGATCGTGCAAGATCATATTCGACAGGCGAACGGCGGAAAGGGATGGCCAATAGAATACACCTTGCTACCGATCACAGCACTCTCATATATTATATCTGCTCCACTGGGGTTTCATTGTAATTTCATCCCAATCAGGAATGACGATCTCGTTGCCTTTATTCAATTATTCGATGACTTTGGAGCTTGTGCAGCTAGTCTCCAAACTTATTACACATACTTGGCAAGCCACATGATGCACACAAGCAAAGATCACATGAATCAAGTTTTTGCTTCTCTGAAGGCTCTAGAAGAACTTAGAAGTTGGACTATAAATCGGCTTCTTCACGCCTTGCAGGAGGCACGAAAGGGGAAAGGAGGGCCCTCGATGTTGTTTGACTTATATCGGCACGCCACTTCGGGAGACTTTACGGTAGATCATGCGTCCGCCATTGTTGGACAGGAATCTAGCAAGCTTGAATTCATTAGCAACTTTACTGCACAGGGCGCAAAATATTTGGGCCACAATGGGGTTTCTCTGGAAACGGTCAACAAATCTCATAAAGACGCCTCCTATTACGTATTTCATTTCAATTCTGCGTCAATggaccaaaaaaaggaatggaATGATAACTGCGCTTTGTTACTAGAGTTACTGGGACATTCAGATGAGCACTTGCCCGTGTACATTATGGATCATGACGCAACGGACTATCCTTTTTGCCCTGATGCGGGTCCCTGCATCTCTCAATACAAGGGCAAGGATGAGTGTATTCCCGATATCCTCAATCACCGTCAATTTCTGTCCTCAAAATGCTTCGCTCAGTCCTATGGTACGGCTCTAGATACTAATGAGCGTGAACGACCAGTCAAGAGAGCCATCGTTAGGGTACCTTGTCCTAGATCCGAATGCGGCCATAATTCTGTGGAATGGGTCTGTCCAGTATGCTTTGCCGCGATTGAATACGGATTCAGCGATAGATTCTTCTACTGCGTATGTGGCCGTGGCGCCTACAGTACATTTGAGTTCAAATGTAATGATCTTAAACACGGGAACACCTATGAGAAATATAATGCAAAAGAGCTTCATGAACTGTTGACTGGACTCGATCAGTCTGACTTTATCAACATTCTCATTCTCGGAGAAACTGGAGTGGGAAAGTCAACATTTATCAATGCGTTTGTCAATTACTTGACTTACTCAACACTAGATGAGGCCAAAGACGCAGATGAGCTCACATCTGTGATTCCatgctctttctctctccaacACATGGACAGAGAAAACTTGTCTGCTGGAATTCAAGAATACAATGTCAAGGTTGGCGCTCGTGATGATGAGGCAGATGGTTCAACAGGAAAGTCGGCAACACAGAAGTCATCTGTGTATTCGGTCACAATCGGGACAAAGACATACCGGTTGATTGATACTCCAGGTATTGGAGATACAAGGGGCCACTCTTACGATAAGGAGAACATGGCCGATATTCTAAACACGATTAGCAGCTACGATGAACTACATGGCATCCTGGTCCTTGTCAAATCTAATAACGCTCGTCTTACCGTTACTTTTAGATATTGTGTTAAGGAATTGCTCACCCATATACACCGCAGTGCAGCCAATATTATGGCCTTCGGTTTCACTAATACGCGCATCTCCAACTACGCACCTGGGGATACGTTTAAACCACTCAAGTCACTGCTTGATGAGCATTTGGACATTCCTATTACGCTCTCCACTTCAACTACATACTGTTTTGACTCTGAAAGCTTTCGCTACCTCGCGGCGTATAGACAGAAAGTACCAGTATCTAATGAAGAAGAGTTCCGCAGAAGTTGGGATCACTCAAGAAAAGAGGCGTATAGACTTCTCCACTACTTCGCATCAACATCACCTCATTCTGTTGTCAGCACCCTGAGCCTTAACGGAGCGCGGAAGCTAATATTGGAATTGACAAAACCCATGGCGAACATTGCGGAATGTATCAGAAAAAGCATCAAGCTAGCCGAAAATCAGAAGATGGAGTTGAAAGACACAAGATTGACAGCAGCGAATCTTCGTAAGAGGCTTCGCTTTGAAAAGATTCAATTCTTAGCTAAAAAGCTAGACAGGCCTCGCACAGTTTGCAAAAATATTTATTGTTGTGACTTCAAAGATAGCGGTGTTGGGGATGGGGCGGTTGTCACCATTTATAAGACGCACTGCCACCGCATCTGCTCTCTGCGAAATGTCAAGGAAGATGTGGTCGCCGATCCAGGCCTTATTCGCTGCACGGCTTTTGGTGGCGCAAATGTTTGCCGTCATTGTCACCACCGATGGCAAGAGCATTTACATATTCTTTTCGAGTTATCAGAGACCAAAGTTCAAGTCACGGACACTGAAATCGAAAGGCAGTTGAAGGCCAACGCAGACGATGTAACGCTACGGCAAACAACCATCACTAGGCTCGATCAAAATATTGAAGAGTATAAGCAAGAGCTCGACGAGGTTCGACGCGCTGCAGCTcgattttgtctttttttgaaaaagaaTTCCATCACGTACATTAATGACGCTACATTGGAATATCTAGACATTCTCATCCAAGATGAAAAGGTTGCTGTTGAAGccgcaagagagagaggtttCCTTACAAACACGAAACGCCTGGAGGCATTGCACGAGGACAGGCGGATCCACCTCCAGCTAGTTGAGACGTTCCAGCAGAATATGAGTGAGCCCACTTGTCCAGACGATATGCTTCTTGACGAACAAGGAGTTGACGCTCTGGTGAAAAAATTGTATAAGCTGGAGCATTTTGGCAAGAACTTGGAGCATGTTAAATATGTCATAACTTCTTCGCTAAAAGAGACGTCTCGTGAGCGGCCATACCGCGTACAAGCATCTGGTCGAAACAGATACAGTGCAATGGGTTATGGGAAACGAACCTATGACCAGAAAAGGGGGGCACCGCAAGAGAGGCATTCATCGTCTTTTTCAACAAACAAAGGCCGCAAAATGAGAGATGATGGCGGCCATGGATGGAGCATGGAGCTAATGTCACGATCTGTTAATCCGGAACTTTCATTTGCTGAAGTGGCCCGCCACGGTTCTTCATACGTACAGACACCAAAAATGATTCTCAGTCGCGTAAAGTCGTGGTGGAGATAA